A region from the Campylobacter subantarcticus LMG 24377 genome encodes:
- the plsY gene encoding glycerol-3-phosphate 1-O-acyltransferase PlsY — protein sequence MENLIIYLLAYLIGAIPFGLLLAQIFAKTNIKNAGSKSIGATNVLRVVKESNPKLAKTLAVATVILDTLKGIIPILVAKFIGYDENILWAMAILAVFGHCFSPYLKFEGGKGVATGAGVLAVFLPFEIICAVLAWFIIGKVFKISSLASLGALIVLITTSFVFHYDMPVINTHAPIFIIAFIIIYKHIPNILRLIGKQECKVI from the coding sequence ATGGAAAATTTAATAATCTATCTTTTGGCTTATCTCATAGGTGCTATACCATTTGGGCTTTTATTAGCTCAAATTTTTGCTAAAACAAATATTAAAAATGCAGGCAGTAAAAGTATAGGCGCCACTAATGTTTTAAGAGTGGTAAAAGAAAGTAACCCTAAGCTTGCTAAAACACTTGCTGTTGCAACTGTTATTTTAGATACACTTAAAGGAATTATACCTATATTGGTAGCAAAATTTATAGGCTATGATGAAAATATCTTATGGGCCATGGCTATTTTAGCGGTATTTGGTCATTGTTTTTCTCCTTATTTAAAATTTGAAGGTGGCAAAGGAGTAGCTACTGGAGCTGGAGTTTTAGCAGTATTTTTACCTTTTGAGATTATATGCGCGGTTTTGGCTTGGTTTATTATAGGTAAAGTGTTTAAAATTTCAAGCTTGGCCTCACTTGGAGCTTTGATTGTTTTAATTACAACTTCTTTTGTATTTCATTATGATATGCCTGTGATTAATACCCACGCACCAATTTTCATCATTGCTTTTATAATTATTTATAAGCACATACCAAATATTTTAAGATTAATTGGAAAACAAGAGTGCAAAGTCATATAA
- a CDS encoding motility associated factor glycosyltransferase family protein: MNKNIFEKNIQALQNTKLKEKLLHFKQRNFQILQGNDPLDINFIHNGGGYTLYNNSLSELNEKLNLYNDKYLLYPVLYFYGFGNGILYKALLQNKNRQKIVVFEKELELIYLSFHLLDFSEELKNGALIILDTSLVDINIYNELCSTSPFFNFLRVYFLDLHCDYYERYQEDILKTNQNMQKYIKQTILTKGNSSQDALMGIENYIYNLPDIISNFSFKELLLKRKNSSKYAIIVSTGPSLIKQLPLLKQYANKASIFCADSAYPILAKHDIKPDYVLSLERVKETSEFFNNDFGDFDKDIVFVLTSVIHPNTITYLRKNRRKFMFVQRLLSLDKYFNLKHFEYLIGCPSVANMAYFIAMKLDYKDIIFIGQDLAYANDGSSHPKEYHYGKYDTYNPQEIDYGLKILSYGGAKFISTTSTWIMFKTELEKKLSYAKNVLDITTYNCTEGGARIEGTIEKPFKQICEELLIKEPQKHFTKLEKLNSAKQIELMLKSFYKTRKAIKICEYLEKECAFISNTLHFLSNDENNFKNIIEQLDTFKEKINNELILRSVIDSLNTQFELNLARIYVLNPKAKEDAFNKTLLWIKEHLEWILMLNDHSKALKITLEKNIINLEKELENQNLHQYIQKIKKVKLYFKDLE, translated from the coding sequence ATGAACAAGAATATATTTGAAAAAAATATCCAAGCCTTGCAAAATACAAAACTAAAAGAAAAACTTCTTCATTTTAAACAAAGAAATTTTCAGATTCTCCAAGGAAATGATCCTTTGGATATTAATTTCATTCATAATGGGGGGGGGTATACGCTATATAATAATAGCTTGAGTGAGTTAAATGAAAAGCTAAATTTATATAATGATAAATATCTTTTATATCCGGTGCTTTATTTTTATGGTTTTGGAAATGGAATTTTATATAAGGCTCTTTTGCAAAATAAAAATAGGCAAAAGATTGTTGTTTTTGAAAAAGAATTAGAATTAATTTATCTAAGTTTTCACTTGCTAGATTTTAGCGAAGAATTAAAAAATGGTGCTTTGATTATTTTAGATACTAGCTTAGTTGATATCAACATATATAATGAACTTTGCTCCACTAGTCCTTTTTTTAATTTCTTGCGCGTGTATTTTTTGGATTTGCATTGTGATTACTATGAAAGATATCAAGAAGATATTTTAAAAACAAATCAAAATATGCAAAAATATATCAAACAAACCATTCTTACAAAAGGAAATTCATCCCAAGATGCATTAATGGGGATTGAAAATTATATTTACAACCTTCCTGATATTATTTCTAATTTTTCTTTTAAAGAATTACTACTGAAAAGAAAAAATAGCTCTAAATATGCTATCATAGTATCAACTGGTCCATCTTTAATCAAACAACTTCCTTTATTAAAACAATATGCTAACAAAGCTAGTATATTTTGCGCTGATAGTGCCTACCCTATCCTAGCAAAACACGATATAAAACCTGATTATGTTTTATCTTTAGAAAGAGTTAAAGAAACTTCTGAATTTTTTAACAACGACTTTGGAGATTTTGACAAAGATATTGTTTTTGTTTTAACAAGTGTAATACACCCAAATACTATCACATACTTACGCAAAAATCGACGTAAATTTATGTTTGTTCAGCGATTATTATCTTTAGATAAATATTTCAACTTAAAACATTTTGAATATCTAATAGGATGTCCTAGTGTAGCTAATATGGCTTACTTTATAGCAATGAAACTTGATTATAAAGATATTATCTTCATAGGACAAGATTTAGCTTATGCTAATGATGGCTCATCTCACCCCAAAGAGTATCACTACGGAAAATATGATACTTATAATCCTCAAGAAATTGACTATGGTTTAAAAATTTTATCATATGGTGGTGCTAAATTTATTTCAACAACAAGTACATGGATTATGTTTAAAACTGAACTAGAAAAGAAACTATCATATGCTAAAAATGTTCTCGACATCACAACATACAACTGCACTGAAGGTGGAGCTAGAATAGAAGGAACTATAGAAAAACCTTTTAAACAAATATGCGAAGAATTACTAATAAAAGAACCACAAAAACACTTTACTAAACTTGAAAAACTTAACTCCGCTAAGCAAATAGAACTTATGCTAAAATCTTTTTACAAAACCCGCAAGGCAATCAAAATTTGTGAATATTTGGAAAAAGAATGTGCTTTTATATCTAACACTTTACATTTTTTAAGCAATGATGAGAATAATTTTAAAAACATCATAGAACAACTAGACACTTTCAAAGAAAAAATCAATAACGAATTAATATTACGTTCTGTTATAGATTCACTAAATACCCAATTTGAACTCAACCTTGCTAGAATTTATGTATTAAATCCTAAAGCAAAAGAAGATGCTTTTAATAAAACTCTACTTTGGATCAAAGAACATTTAGAATGGATTTTAATGTTAAATGATCACTCAAAAGCATTAAAGATTACTTTAGAAAAAAATATTATCAATTTAGAAAAAGAACTTGAAAATCAAAATTTGCATCAATATATTCAAAAAATAAAAAAAGTTAAATTATATTTTAAGGATTTAGAGTAG
- a CDS encoding motility associated factor glycosyltransferase family protein — MNKELFLKNTQALFEVDQILAYELRKISQTTCFKLINNRIFDEQNHFFLDKPNNFDTDKYEFYPVLFFYGFGDGNFFIELLKNQHLKHIIVFEQELEILYLAFHLFDFTHLIKKEKLILFYPPNINTAQLKVLFNYPHIKHTLKIFNFHFYNDFYANFYAQNAHDLMQILLNIIKTLMLSRGNDPKDALIGIKHNVINLEKIIFSPPFQNFLKERKTKAKNAIIVSTGPSLIKQLPLLKQYQENVVIFSADSSYPILAKENIKPDYVFSLERVDFTSEFFNNDFGDFDKDILFIITSLTHPNTIEYLEKNGRKYMLVLRPLFFESKLGLKEYGFLGNGLSVANMAYELAGALRFENIILIGQDLAYSDDGKSHPKEHLYGDQGDEEIVYETICAYGGEGEVKTQLSWYLFLKSFEKDIALTRDILKIKTYNATEGGARIEGTIEKPFKELCETLLKNKINKNLILPNPKNPQKKLKQCKEKLQKQIKQSELFIKECKKALQEKNLTKFEVLRNKIPKSDFFSDILQARCFQNECEVLKYKVDKKRNKEIFLNSQLAFFEEVILYLEKYNQTIKENLKV, encoded by the coding sequence ATGAATAAAGAATTATTTTTAAAAAACACTCAAGCTCTTTTTGAAGTAGATCAAATTTTAGCATATGAGCTTAGAAAAATTTCTCAAACTACCTGTTTTAAACTTATAAACAATCGAATTTTTGATGAACAAAATCATTTTTTTTTAGACAAACCCAACAACTTTGATACTGATAAATACGAGTTTTATCCTGTGTTATTTTTCTATGGTTTTGGTGATGGAAATTTTTTTATAGAACTTTTAAAAAATCAGCATCTAAAGCACATCATAGTTTTTGAACAAGAATTAGAAATTTTATATCTTGCTTTTCATTTGTTTGATTTTACTCATCTTATTAAAAAAGAAAAACTTATTTTATTTTACCCGCCAAATATCAATACAGCTCAGCTTAAAGTTTTATTTAATTACCCTCATATCAAACATACACTAAAAATTTTTAATTTTCATTTTTATAATGATTTTTATGCCAATTTTTATGCGCAAAATGCTCATGATTTAATGCAAATTTTATTAAATATCATTAAAACATTGATGTTAAGTAGAGGAAATGATCCAAAAGACGCATTAATTGGAATTAAGCATAATGTTATCAATCTTGAAAAAATTATTTTTAGTCCTCCTTTTCAAAATTTTCTAAAAGAAAGAAAGACTAAAGCTAAAAATGCCATTATAGTTTCAACTGGACCATCTTTAATAAAACAATTACCATTGCTAAAACAATACCAAGAAAATGTTGTGATTTTTAGTGCTGATAGTTCTTATCCTATTTTAGCTAAAGAAAATATCAAGCCCGATTATGTCTTTTCCTTAGAAAGAGTTGATTTTACTAGTGAATTTTTTAATAATGATTTTGGTGATTTTGATAAGGACATTTTATTTATCATTACTTCTTTAACTCATCCTAATACCATAGAATATCTAGAAAAAAATGGTAGAAAATATATGCTTGTTTTGAGGCCTTTATTTTTTGAAAGCAAACTTGGATTAAAAGAATATGGTTTTTTAGGAAATGGCTTAAGCGTGGCTAATATGGCTTATGAGCTAGCAGGTGCATTAAGATTTGAAAATATTATTCTAATAGGACAAGACTTAGCATATAGCGATGATGGAAAGTCTCATCCAAAAGAACACTTATATGGAGATCAAGGAGATGAAGAAATAGTTTATGAAACAATTTGTGCTTATGGAGGAGAAGGTGAGGTTAAAACTCAACTAAGCTGGTATTTATTTTTAAAAAGTTTTGAAAAAGACATTGCACTAACAAGAGATATCTTAAAAATCAAAACTTACAATGCCACAGAAGGTGGAGCAAGGATAGAAGGAACCATAGAAAAACCTTTCAAAGAGCTTTGCGAAACTTTACTTAAAAATAAAATCAATAAAAATTTAATCCTACCAAATCCAAAAAATCCACAAAAAAAACTTAAACAATGCAAAGAAAAACTACAAAAACAAATCAAACAAAGTGAGCTTTTTATTAAAGAATGCAAAAAAGCTTTACAAGAGAAAAACTTAACAAAATTTGAAGTTTTAAGAAATAAAATTCCAAAAAGCGATTTTTTTTCAGATATCTTACAAGCTAGATGTTTTCAAAATGAATGCGAGGTTTTAAAATATAAAGTAGATAAAAAAAGAAATAAAGAAATTTTCTTAAATTCTCAATTGGCCTTTTTTGAAGAGGTTATTCTTTATTTAGAAAAATATAACCAAACTATAAAAGAAAATTTAAAGGTTTAA
- the pseI gene encoding pseudaminic acid synthase, with translation MFIENFNLDEKVFIIAELSANHANSLEVALKTIQAAKKAGADAIKIQTYTPDSLTLNSNKKDFIIKGGLWHGRKLYELYEEAKTPYEWHEKLFECAKNEGLICFSSPFSKQDVEFLRQFNPPAYKIASFEVNDYDFVRFIAKENKPTLVSTGIAYEEELEMIAKIFQEENNPDLILLKCTSAYPSQICDLNLNAIKTLQEKFKTTVGLSDHSEGFLAPVLAVALGARVIEKHFILDKTLNSADAKFSLDFEAFKQMCDMVRKSEQTLGDVSLAMDEKTLKNRHFARSLYASKDIKKGEIFTLENVKSVRPSLGLHPKFLPIILGKKANCNIEFGTALEQKHFKG, from the coding sequence ATGTTTATAGAAAATTTTAATTTAGATGAAAAAGTTTTCATCATTGCCGAGCTTTCAGCCAACCATGCAAATAGCCTTGAAGTGGCTTTAAAAACCATACAAGCAGCCAAAAAAGCAGGAGCTGATGCTATAAAAATACAAACCTATACTCCAGATAGCTTAACGCTTAATTCTAATAAAAAAGATTTTATCATCAAAGGTGGTTTATGGCATGGAAGAAAACTATATGAATTATACGAGGAAGCTAAAACGCCATATGAATGGCATGAAAAACTTTTTGAATGTGCTAAAAATGAAGGTTTAATCTGCTTTTCTAGCCCTTTTTCTAAACAAGATGTAGAGTTTTTAAGACAATTTAACCCACCTGCTTATAAAATCGCTTCTTTTGAAGTCAATGATTATGACTTTGTGCGATTTATTGCAAAAGAAAATAAACCAACTTTAGTTTCCACTGGCATTGCTTATGAAGAAGAACTTGAAATGATTGCTAAAATTTTTCAAGAAGAAAACAACCCTGATCTAATCTTGCTTAAATGTACTTCAGCTTATCCTTCACAAATATGCGATCTAAATTTAAATGCTATAAAAACTCTACAAGAAAAATTTAAAACCACAGTGGGCCTAAGCGATCATAGTGAAGGTTTTTTAGCCCCTGTTTTAGCTGTAGCACTAGGCGCAAGAGTGATAGAAAAACACTTTATACTAGATAAAACTCTAAATAGTGCTGATGCGAAATTTAGCCTTGATTTTGAAGCATTTAAACAAATGTGTGACATGGTAAGAAAAAGCGAACAAACACTAGGCGATGTTAGTTTAGCCATGGATGAAAAAACTTTAAAAAATCGCCATTTTGCAAGAAGCTTATATGCTAGCAAAGATATTAAAAAAGGTGAAATTTTTACACTAGAAAATGTAAAAAGCGTAAGACCAAGCCTAGGCTTACATCCTAAGTTTTTGCCTATCATACTTGGTAAAAAAGCCAATTGTAATATAGAATTTGGCACAGCATTAGAGCAAAAGCACTTTAAAGGATAA
- the rpmA gene encoding 50S ribosomal protein L27, whose protein sequence is MAHKKGQGSTQNNRDSIGRRLGVKKFGGEFVRAGNIIIRQRGTATHAGSNVGMGKDHTIFALIDGFVKFERKDKNRKKVSVYPA, encoded by the coding sequence ATGGCACACAAGAAAGGTCAAGGTTCAACTCAGAATAATCGTGATTCTATAGGTCGTCGTCTAGGTGTTAAAAAATTTGGTGGAGAATTTGTTCGCGCTGGTAACATCATCATTCGCCAAAGAGGAACAGCAACTCATGCAGGTAGTAATGTAGGTATGGGAAAAGATCATACAATTTTTGCTTTAATTGATGGCTTTGTAAAATTTGAAAGAAAAGATAAAAATAGAAAAAAAGTTTCTGTTTATCCTGCATAA
- the fliN gene encoding flagellar motor switch protein FliN, producing MIEDHLGLLQSYEDILDISVDFVSELGTTNMSVKELLKLEVGSVIDLEKPAGESVELYLNKRIFGKGEVMVYEKNLAIRINEILDSKSVLQYFKKELQ from the coding sequence ATGATAGAAGACCATTTAGGATTATTGCAATCTTATGAAGATATTTTAGATATCAGTGTAGATTTTGTGAGTGAGCTTGGTACAACCAATATGAGCGTAAAAGAACTTTTAAAACTAGAAGTAGGTTCTGTGATAGATCTTGAAAAGCCAGCAGGTGAGAGCGTGGAGCTTTACCTCAATAAAAGGATATTTGGAAAAGGCGAGGTAATGGTATATGAGAAAAACCTTGCTATAAGGATCAATGAAATTTTAGATTCAAAATCAGTATTGCAGTATTTCAAAAAAGAATTGCAATGA
- a CDS encoding dihydroneopterin aldolase translates to MQSHIKISLEFKCIIGLLDFERIQEQKVLIELEAKSKKFLDYAKLCTRIEKIYKKKKFKTIEKSLKYICKDIKKHHKKLQFINITCYKTDIIKNACVGASLSKKY, encoded by the coding sequence GTGCAAAGTCATATAAAAATTAGCTTAGAGTTTAAATGTATTATAGGACTCTTGGATTTTGAAAGAATCCAAGAGCAAAAAGTCTTGATAGAATTAGAAGCTAAAAGTAAGAAATTTTTAGATTATGCAAAATTATGCACTAGAATAGAAAAAATCTATAAAAAGAAAAAATTTAAAACCATAGAAAAATCTTTAAAATACATATGCAAAGATATAAAAAAACATCATAAAAAACTTCAATTTATAAATATTACTTGCTATAAGACTGATATTATTAAAAATGCATGTGTTGGAGCTAGTCTAAGCAAAAAATATTAA
- a CDS encoding cytochrome c551 peroxidase, with protein sequence MKKISLLVASTLLVASTAFANDKVLLDEAKAAGLAPLPKDQAGVEKLLKEMGIKASKFSKEKVSLGKKLYFEPRLSKSGLISCNTCHNLGMGGADGIAAAVGHKWTANPHHLNSPTVYNSVLNSTQFWDGRAGTLADQAKGPIEAEPEMATPAKLAVEKIASMPEYVKEFKKIYGNDGVTFDNIADAIATFERTLLTPSKFDKFLEGDTKALSKKEKEGLKTFIDKGCTACHTGVNLGGSMQAFQVAAKYKFANIGDFKGDANGLVKTPTLRNIAETAPYFHNGAIWSLQEAIKEMGSVQLGIEISDKEAASIETFLHALTGKKPNIIYPQLPKATEKTPKPEL encoded by the coding sequence ATGAAAAAAATTTCATTATTAGTCGCATCGACATTATTAGTCGCATCAACTGCTTTTGCTAACGATAAAGTTTTGCTTGATGAAGCAAAAGCTGCGGGTTTGGCGCCTTTGCCAAAAGATCAGGCAGGTGTTGAAAAACTATTAAAAGAAATGGGTATTAAAGCTAGTAAATTCTCTAAAGAGAAAGTTAGCCTCGGTAAAAAGCTATATTTTGAGCCAAGACTTTCTAAAAGTGGATTGATTTCTTGTAATACTTGTCATAATTTAGGTATGGGTGGTGCTGATGGTATAGCAGCTGCTGTAGGACATAAATGGACAGCTAATCCTCATCATTTAAATTCACCAACAGTTTATAATTCAGTTTTAAATTCAACTCAATTTTGGGATGGTAGAGCAGGTACTTTAGCAGATCAAGCAAAAGGACCAATTGAAGCAGAACCTGAAATGGCAACTCCTGCTAAATTAGCAGTAGAAAAAATAGCCTCTATGCCAGAATATGTAAAAGAATTTAAAAAAATATATGGCAATGATGGGGTAACTTTTGACAATATTGCAGATGCTATTGCTACATTTGAAAGAACACTTTTAACTCCATCTAAATTTGATAAATTTTTAGAAGGTGATACAAAAGCATTAAGTAAAAAAGAAAAAGAAGGCTTAAAAACTTTCATCGATAAAGGCTGTACAGCTTGTCATACAGGGGTAAATTTAGGTGGTAGTATGCAAGCTTTCCAAGTAGCAGCTAAATATAAATTTGCAAATATAGGGGATTTTAAAGGTGATGCAAATGGTTTGGTTAAAACTCCAACTTTAAGAAATATTGCCGAAACAGCTCCGTATTTCCATAACGGTGCTATTTGGTCTTTACAAGAAGCAATCAAAGAAATGGGTAGCGTGCAACTTGGCATAGAAATTTCTGATAAAGAAGCAGCTTCTATAGAGACTTTCTTACATGCTCTAACAGGTAAAAAACCAAACATTATTTACCCTCAACTTCCAAAAGCAACTGAAAAAACTCCAAAACCAGAGCTTTAA
- a CDS encoding Ppx/GppA phosphatase family protein, which translates to MAKKTAVIDLGSNSVRMVVFERTSRYGFFICSEYKKKVRLGENAYNNNKILQEEAMLKAEKALAYFKEKALKEKCRKIITVGTSALRDAPNAKEFITRIAKNVGLNIKCINGKTESFFGGLAVLNLLSNIQNAATIDIGGGSTELCLIKEGRIIDCISLDLGTVRLKEIFYDTKRLNALDQFIQEALAQVPKHFQNDNIIAIGGSLRALSNSIMKKNSYPLKMIHNFSYNFEKEKNHIEKIQNAENLVDFNIKKDRFDTIKEGCVIFLALAKKLKAKNIITSTVGVREGVFLSNLFQKYTKIKNDTTDFLKFNAKFPPNFNPSLKSLQDRFSINYNDKSVYFANKLFDTLSPIHKVDTSFKKDLLNAAKLVRIGEKINFYFANEHSAYTALNGLHFGFSHKEILLIATLLKANGKKINSLTIEYFKELLPNNHILAWLNFILALAKKLAKDTDINLDFRLKNHTLYIYSDKKQIYFSKEEIKKISKPKLIILAFNQKG; encoded by the coding sequence ATGGCTAAAAAAACAGCAGTAATTGACCTTGGATCCAACTCCGTTCGTATGGTTGTTTTTGAAAGGACATCGAGATATGGTTTTTTTATTTGTAGTGAGTACAAAAAGAAAGTAAGACTTGGAGAAAATGCTTACAATAACAATAAAATCCTCCAAGAAGAAGCCATGCTTAAGGCTGAAAAGGCGCTAGCTTATTTTAAAGAAAAAGCATTAAAAGAAAAATGTAGGAAAATTATTACTGTTGGAACTTCTGCACTAAGAGATGCACCTAATGCAAAAGAATTCATTACTAGAATAGCAAAAAATGTGGGTTTAAATATAAAATGTATTAATGGAAAAACAGAATCGTTTTTCGGTGGTCTTGCTGTGCTAAATTTGTTATCAAACATTCAAAATGCTGCCACTATAGATATAGGTGGTGGCTCCACTGAACTTTGCTTGATTAAAGAGGGTAGAATTATAGATTGTATTTCACTTGATCTTGGCACAGTAAGATTAAAAGAAATTTTTTATGATACTAAAAGATTGAATGCTCTAGATCAATTTATACAAGAAGCACTAGCGCAAGTTCCAAAACATTTTCAAAATGATAATATCATCGCTATAGGTGGGAGTTTAAGGGCATTGTCAAATTCTATAATGAAAAAAAATTCCTATCCTTTAAAAATGATTCACAATTTTAGCTATAACTTTGAAAAAGAAAAAAATCACATAGAAAAAATTCAAAATGCTGAAAATTTAGTTGATTTTAATATCAAAAAAGATCGTTTTGACACCATAAAAGAAGGCTGTGTAATCTTTCTAGCATTGGCAAAAAAATTAAAAGCAAAAAATATCATCACCTCTACAGTGGGTGTAAGAGAAGGTGTATTTTTGTCTAATCTTTTTCAAAAATATACCAAGATAAAAAATGACACCACTGACTTTTTAAAATTTAATGCTAAATTTCCACCTAATTTTAACCCGAGTTTAAAATCTTTACAAGATCGTTTTAGTATAAACTATAATGATAAAAGTGTATATTTTGCAAATAAATTATTTGATACACTTTCGCCTATTCATAAAGTTGATACTAGTTTTAAAAAAGATCTTTTAAATGCTGCCAAACTAGTCCGCATAGGCGAAAAAATTAATTTTTATTTTGCTAATGAGCATAGTGCTTATACGGCTTTAAATGGTTTGCATTTTGGTTTTTCACACAAAGAAATTTTACTTATTGCAACTCTTTTAAAGGCTAATGGTAAAAAAATAAATTCCCTTACTATAGAATATTTTAAAGAATTATTGCCAAATAACCATATATTAGCTTGGCTTAATTTCATTCTAGCATTAGCAAAAAAATTAGCAAAGGATACTGATATAAATCTTGATTTTAGACTAAAAAATCATACTTTGTATATCTACTCAGATAAAAAGCAAATTTATTTTTCGAAAGAAGAGATTAAAAAAATATCAAAGCCAAAACTAATTATTTTAGCTTTTAATCAAAAAGGCTAA
- a CDS encoding YfhL family 4Fe-4S dicluster ferredoxin: MSLLITRECISCDACREECPDEAIYDNDPIYVIDPDLCTECVNEFSEPACIVACPVDCIIPDPDNVESIDELRLKHKNKDI; the protein is encoded by the coding sequence ATGTCACTTTTAATCACTAGAGAGTGTATATCTTGTGATGCATGCAGAGAAGAATGCCCAGATGAAGCAATTTATGATAATGATCCAATCTATGTCATAGATCCTGATTTATGCACTGAATGTGTAAATGAATTTTCAGAACCAGCCTGTATAGTAGCCTGCCCAGTAGATTGTATCATACCTGATCCTGATAATGTAGAAAGCATTGATGAGCTTCGCTTAAAACATAAAAATAAAGATATTTAA
- the rplU gene encoding 50S ribosomal protein L21: MYAIMKHSGKQYRVSQGDELKLDRFEAEAKSSIEVSEVLAVCDKELKVGAPFVAGAKVVLEVIVHGKDKKVVIYKKRRRKDSKLKRGFRRQFTRVRVVDIKA, from the coding sequence ATGTATGCTATTATGAAACACAGTGGAAAACAATACAGAGTAAGCCAAGGTGATGAGCTTAAACTAGATCGTTTTGAAGCTGAAGCAAAATCAAGCATAGAAGTAAGTGAAGTTCTTGCTGTATGCGATAAAGAATTAAAGGTAGGTGCGCCGTTTGTTGCGGGTGCAAAAGTTGTTTTAGAAGTGATTGTTCATGGAAAAGACAAAAAAGTTGTAATTTATAAAAAAAGACGCAGAAAAGACTCAAAATTAAAACGTGGTTTTAGAAGACAATTTACTCGCGTTAGAGTAGTAGATATTAAAGCTTAA
- the hsrA gene encoding homeostatic response regulator transcription factor HsrA, which produces MRILVVEDEASLNNTLSNTLNEFGYQSDTSENFKDAEYFIGIRHYDLVLSNWTIGNNDASDLINVIKQKSPRTAIVTICAKADKENEIKALKAGADDYIKKPLDFEILMTRIEARLRFGGTNVIKIDDLVIDPDEEKITYQGKDIELKGKPFEVLTHLARHSDQIVSKEQLLDAIWEEPELVTPNVIEVAINQIRQKMDKPLNISTIETVRRRGYRFCFPKKTN; this is translated from the coding sequence ATGCGTATTTTAGTTGTAGAAGATGAAGCATCACTTAATAATACTTTATCAAACACTTTAAATGAGTTTGGCTACCAAAGTGATACTTCGGAAAATTTTAAAGACGCTGAGTATTTTATAGGTATTAGACACTATGATTTAGTATTATCAAATTGGACTATTGGCAATAATGATGCAAGTGATTTGATCAATGTCATCAAACAAAAATCTCCAAGAACTGCTATAGTAACAATATGCGCAAAAGCAGATAAAGAAAATGAAATCAAAGCTTTAAAAGCTGGAGCGGATGATTATATAAAAAAACCTTTGGATTTTGAAATTTTAATGACAAGAATCGAAGCTAGGCTTAGATTTGGCGGAACTAATGTGATTAAAATTGATGATTTAGTGATTGATCCTGATGAAGAAAAAATCACCTACCAAGGAAAAGACATAGAATTAAAAGGAAAACCTTTTGAAGTTTTAACTCACCTTGCTAGACACTCTGATCAAATCGTATCAAAAGAACAGCTTTTAGATGCTATTTGGGAAGAACCTGAACTTGTAACTCCAAATGTTATAGAAGTTGCAATCAATCAAATAAGACAAAAAATGGATAAACCTCTTAATATTTCTACTATAGAAACTGTACGCCGCAGAGGATATCGCTTTTGTTTTCCTAAAAAAACTAACTGA